CGCGGACGACGGCAGCTCCTCCGGCTGGGCGGTCGCCCTCGCCGGCGGCCTCGGCGTGGTGGTGCTGGCGACGGCGGTGGTGCTGTGGCGCGGCCGTGGGGGATCACGCCGGTTCGGCGTGTAGCACCGGCGCCGCGGCGGCGTACGCCTCGTTCGTCTCAGTCGTCGGCCGTGTCCCGGAACGCGGCGACCGCGGCCTGTGCCGCCGCCTCGACCAGCGAAATCCCCTTCGCCTTCGTCGAGTTGCCCTGAGACAGCGTCGCCACCAGATAGTCGTGCCCGTCGACGGTGACCCTCCCGATGCTGTTGATGACCCACAGCCCGGTCGTGCTGCGCGGCAACCACCCGTTCTTCAGGGCCCATTGGGCGCTGTCGGCCGCGACCGACACCCCCCAGTGCTGGCCGACGGCGATCTCGCCCATGAGCCCCTGGAGGTACGCCCGCGAGCTCTCGCCGAGTTCCGAGTCCTCCCCGAACACCTGCTGGAGCAAGGCCAGTTGATCGGCGGCCGTGGTCCGGGTCAGGCCCCACAGCATGCCGTCGCCGCCGTCCGTCCCGGTCAGCCCGAAGCGCTTGTTGGCGGAGTCCAGGCCGTCCGCCTGCCCGATCGCGCGCCACAGGGCGGACGCCGACGTGTTGTCGCTGTTCTCGATCATCGCGGTGGCGTACGCCTTCTCCTGCGCCGTCAACTGCCGGTCCGCGTCCTGCGCCTGGAGCAGCAGCGTGGCCAGGATGTCGACCTTGACGATGCTCGCGGTGTCGAAGGTGCCGTCGCCGTACACGGCGCTCTCCCCGGAGCCGGCGTCGAGGACCGCGACCGACACGTCGGGGCCGTCCTCCACCGTCACCGACTTCATGGACTTGGCGAGCAGCGCGTCCCGGTCCACCGGGAGCTCCGCCGCAGGTTCCACCGAGGCCTCCTCGCTGACGGCAGGCGACGCCGAGGACGACGATGACGCCGAGGACGACGATACGGGGCTCGGGCCGTCGTGCGCCTGTGCCTTCATGTACACCGTCCCGGCCGCCGTGCCGCCCACCAGGACGGCGGAGGCCACCGCCGTGGAGAGGAGCGTTCTGCGTCGGGT
This genomic interval from Streptomyces dengpaensis contains the following:
- a CDS encoding serine hydrolase yields the protein MDRHRALGHNARPTRRRTLLSTAVASAVLVGGTAAGTVYMKAQAHDGPSPVSSSSASSSSSASPAVSEEASVEPAAELPVDRDALLAKSMKSVTVEDGPDVSVAVLDAGSGESAVYGDGTFDTASIVKVDILATLLLQAQDADRQLTAQEKAYATAMIENSDNTSASALWRAIGQADGLDSANKRFGLTGTDGGDGMLWGLTRTTAADQLALLQQVFGEDSELGESSRAYLQGLMGEIAVGQHWGVSVAADSAQWALKNGWLPRSTTGLWVINSIGRVTVDGHDYLVATLSQGNSTKAKGISLVEAAAQAAVAAFRDTADD